One genomic window of Bremerella sp. JC817 includes the following:
- a CDS encoding DNA polymerase ligase N-terminal domain-containing protein, with product MPRFAILHHRTPSHASKPDHYDLLLEDGDVLKTFTLWEFPRVNEPTEAIPDFDHRLMYLDYEGPISGDRGEVTQADRGSFSWVIREAHQVEVELAGATLVGRLILRLQDSEMPGGGEASSATD from the coding sequence ATGCCACGTTTCGCGATCCTGCATCATCGGACTCCGTCACACGCCAGCAAGCCAGATCACTACGATCTGCTGCTGGAAGATGGCGATGTGTTGAAGACGTTCACGTTATGGGAATTTCCCAGGGTGAACGAGCCAACCGAGGCAATCCCTGATTTTGATCACCGATTGATGTACCTCGACTACGAGGGACCCATTTCAGGAGATCGTGGCGAAGTGACCCAGGCCGATCGTGGAAGTTTTTCCTGGGTGATTCGCGAAGCCCATCAAGTCGAGGTCGAACTAGCGGGGGCAACGCTGGTTGGCCGCTTGATCTTGCGGCTTCAAGATTCAGAAATGCCAGGGGGAGGGGAGGCCTCTTCGGCGACCGACTGA